A genomic stretch from Kribbella jejuensis includes:
- a CDS encoding FadR/GntR family transcriptional regulator has protein sequence MDPVQATVRLAPAAAARRPARLADLVVESIVDGVVSGSIPPHAALPPESALSEQFQVSRITVREAVKLLEAKGLVEVRRGVGAVVKDDTHWNLLDSDVLAAAVRNDANLSILDELVGVRIALESNLAGLAAEHATDEDRAEIEAIFHRLEADTSRPEVFIGIDVEFHDRIMAASGNRLARSIVSTVHSQARTSMRYQGHPSVDDVRTTNSEHRVVLDYILARDAAGAAEAMTNHIRSAWQRRRPLPPT, from the coding sequence GTGGACCCCGTACAGGCAACCGTGCGGTTGGCACCGGCTGCGGCGGCACGCCGGCCGGCGCGCTTGGCCGACCTCGTCGTGGAGTCGATCGTCGACGGGGTGGTCTCCGGCTCGATCCCGCCGCACGCCGCGCTGCCACCCGAATCGGCGCTGTCCGAGCAGTTCCAGGTCAGCCGGATCACCGTGCGCGAGGCGGTCAAGCTCCTCGAGGCCAAGGGACTGGTCGAGGTCCGCCGCGGCGTCGGCGCGGTGGTGAAGGACGACACCCACTGGAACCTGCTGGATTCCGACGTGCTCGCCGCCGCGGTCCGCAACGACGCGAACCTGAGCATCCTGGACGAACTCGTCGGTGTCCGGATCGCCCTGGAATCCAACCTGGCCGGCCTCGCCGCCGAGCACGCGACCGACGAGGACCGCGCGGAGATCGAGGCGATCTTCCACCGGCTCGAGGCGGACACGTCCCGGCCCGAGGTGTTCATCGGGATCGACGTGGAGTTCCACGACCGGATCATGGCCGCGTCCGGCAACCGGCTGGCCCGCTCGATCGTCAGCACCGTACACAGCCAGGCCCGGACCAGCATGCGCTACCAGGGCCACCCGAGCGTGGACGACGTCCGTACGACGAACTCCGAACACCGGGTCGTACTGGACTACATCCTCGCCCGCGACGCGGCCGGCGCCGCCGAAGCGATGACCAACCACATCCGCTCCGCCTGGCAACGCCGCCGCCCGCTACCACCGACCTGA
- a CDS encoding ABC transporter substrate-binding protein — MMPSASSPTIRGIKSRRGWIAAALVPALALVSAACGAAAPQTQAGGGASSGSNKLVVWDWHSGDATTKDYYAEARSDFEAKHPGVQVEFVAQPYDQYYTLLGTAIQAGKGPDISMFNGGAQLRDRVSALLPLDDKVGDLKDRLVGWDAFKQASTTYAVPVTLQGFPFYYNKAVYKKAGLDPEKPPKTLAELQTDCAAIKKSGNACFNLGNKEGLGIEFFLSGFAPGVFSPAQYDAWLAGKRDWKSPEVRQIFQLWKQTNDDGWYNKGVNSTAMFNDQFTMFSGGKGGNVIGLISDTAHWKSFDEFLGPDLGVYQAPIANPGTVKSTFLPAEGGIGYGVMKWTKDPDLAVDLVKSLSSTDAEKLFFEKAGAIAADKTIDTKSVDVPAAGQIVSWLPDSKPLLHTALSAKTLDLMHRLSQQLISGDVTVDQVLTQLAASDK, encoded by the coding sequence ATGATGCCGAGCGCCTCGAGCCCCACCATCCGGGGGATCAAGTCCCGGCGCGGCTGGATCGCCGCCGCCCTCGTTCCGGCGCTGGCACTCGTGTCCGCCGCCTGTGGTGCGGCCGCGCCGCAGACCCAGGCCGGTGGCGGCGCGAGTTCGGGCAGCAACAAGCTGGTCGTCTGGGACTGGCACTCCGGGGACGCGACCACCAAGGACTACTACGCGGAGGCGAGGTCCGACTTCGAGGCCAAGCATCCGGGCGTCCAGGTCGAGTTCGTCGCGCAGCCCTACGACCAGTACTACACACTGCTCGGTACGGCGATCCAGGCCGGCAAGGGCCCGGATATCTCGATGTTCAACGGCGGCGCCCAGTTGCGGGACCGGGTCTCGGCCCTGCTGCCGCTGGACGACAAGGTCGGCGATCTGAAGGACCGGCTGGTCGGCTGGGACGCTTTCAAGCAGGCAAGCACGACGTACGCCGTCCCCGTCACGCTGCAAGGCTTCCCGTTCTACTACAACAAGGCCGTCTACAAGAAGGCCGGCCTGGACCCGGAGAAGCCGCCGAAGACGCTCGCCGAGCTGCAGACCGACTGTGCCGCGATCAAGAAGTCCGGCAACGCCTGCTTCAACCTCGGCAACAAGGAGGGCCTCGGCATCGAGTTCTTCCTGTCCGGCTTCGCTCCCGGCGTCTTCAGCCCCGCGCAGTACGACGCGTGGCTGGCGGGCAAGCGCGACTGGAAGTCGCCCGAGGTCCGGCAGATCTTCCAGCTGTGGAAGCAGACCAACGACGACGGCTGGTACAACAAGGGCGTCAACTCGACCGCCATGTTCAACGACCAGTTCACGATGTTCTCCGGCGGCAAGGGCGGCAACGTGATCGGGCTGATCTCCGACACCGCGCACTGGAAGTCGTTCGACGAGTTCCTCGGCCCGGACCTCGGCGTCTACCAGGCACCGATCGCGAACCCGGGCACGGTGAAGTCGACGTTCCTGCCGGCCGAGGGTGGCATCGGGTACGGCGTGATGAAGTGGACGAAGGACCCGGATCTCGCGGTCGACCTGGTGAAGAGCCTGTCGAGTACGGATGCGGAGAAGCTGTTCTTCGAGAAGGCCGGCGCGATCGCGGCGGACAAGACGATCGACACCAAGTCCGTCGACGTACCGGCGGCCGGCCAGATCGTGTCCTGGCTGCCGGACAGCAAGCCGCTGCTGCACACCGCGCTGTCCGCGAAGACGCTCGACCTGATGCACCGGCTGTCGCAGCAGCTGATCAGCGGTGACGTGACCGTCGACCAGGTGCTCACCCAGTTGGCGGCGTCGGACAAGTGA
- a CDS encoding carbohydrate ABC transporter permease — translation MPIPAARRTTATRRWRWNEHKLAALVLVTPALLIIVGLRIVPLVLGAQYSLTGDGDRNGLFVGLANYRTLAADPVFRTAIKNVGLLFLALPIAVAVPGLLATFLFLKVPGHRFYRSVYFFPVVLSPVIIGAIFNILLSFDGPLNQLLGKAGIPPVDWLGNSHIAILSVIGVHIWATFGMALVIFMAGFSTLDQSLLDAARCDGATLPQTVLHVVIPELSRTIQFVFVTTMIGMLTGMFGLVYVMTAGGPGGATYLPEFYIWVTQGQLNSPALASAASMVLFVLMLVVGFAQIRLIKRATKEV, via the coding sequence GTGCCGATTCCGGCGGCCCGTCGTACGACGGCAACCCGCCGGTGGCGCTGGAACGAGCACAAGCTGGCGGCGCTGGTACTGGTGACGCCGGCGCTGCTGATCATCGTCGGGTTGCGGATCGTGCCGCTCGTCCTCGGTGCGCAGTACTCGCTCACCGGGGACGGCGACCGCAACGGCTTGTTTGTTGGACTCGCCAACTACCGGACGCTGGCTGCGGACCCGGTCTTCCGGACCGCGATCAAGAACGTCGGGCTGTTGTTCCTGGCGCTGCCGATCGCGGTCGCCGTACCTGGCCTGCTGGCAACCTTCTTGTTCCTGAAGGTGCCCGGTCATCGGTTCTACCGCAGCGTGTACTTCTTCCCCGTCGTGCTGTCGCCGGTGATCATCGGCGCGATCTTCAACATCCTGCTGTCCTTCGACGGACCGCTGAACCAGTTGCTCGGGAAGGCCGGGATCCCGCCGGTCGACTGGCTGGGGAACTCGCACATCGCGATCCTGTCGGTGATCGGCGTGCACATCTGGGCGACGTTCGGGATGGCGCTGGTGATCTTCATGGCCGGGTTCTCCACGCTCGACCAGTCGCTGCTCGACGCCGCTCGCTGCGACGGCGCGACACTCCCGCAGACCGTGCTGCACGTGGTGATCCCGGAGCTGAGCCGGACGATCCAGTTCGTCTTCGTCACCACGATGATCGGGATGCTGACCGGGATGTTCGGCCTGGTGTACGTGATGACCGCCGGCGGCCCGGGCGGTGCGACGTACCTGCCGGAGTTCTACATCTGGGTCACGCAGGGTCAGCTGAACAGTCCCGCGCTGGCGTCGGCAGCGTCGATGGTGCTGTTCGTGCTGATGCTGGTGGTCGGGTTCGCGCAGATCCGGCTGATCAAGCGCGCCACCAAGGAGGTCTGA
- a CDS encoding carbohydrate ABC transporter permease has translation MRERGIGRWIVAIPMCLLALATIYPMLFTLNVAMKSRREYVLNRFSLADHLTAANIADAWNTTGLGRYTFNSVLVTAGSVALLLLLGSMAGYAFSQLTFRGRKWLFLVCLGALMIPFQVIMVPFFRVLGQIHLLDTYLGLILAYTGQFLPFTIFLMTSFYSRIPAEIVEAARVDGSTTLGVYRRIMLPLGRPALLSVGILNALFCWNDVLISLLVMQSEQHRTLMVGVTALRGQYSDNIPLFAGGVLVAALPVIAIYLFFQRQITDGVTAGSTKG, from the coding sequence ATGCGCGAGCGCGGAATCGGCCGCTGGATCGTCGCGATCCCGATGTGCCTCCTGGCACTGGCCACGATCTATCCGATGCTGTTCACGCTGAACGTCGCGATGAAGTCGCGGCGCGAGTACGTGCTGAACCGGTTCTCCCTGGCCGATCACCTGACCGCCGCGAACATCGCCGACGCCTGGAACACCACCGGGCTCGGCCGGTACACGTTCAACTCGGTCCTGGTGACCGCAGGATCGGTCGCGCTGTTGCTGCTGCTCGGCTCGATGGCGGGGTACGCGTTCAGCCAATTGACGTTCCGCGGCCGCAAGTGGCTCTTCCTGGTCTGTCTGGGCGCGTTGATGATCCCGTTCCAGGTGATCATGGTGCCGTTCTTCCGGGTGCTCGGCCAGATCCACCTGCTCGACACGTACCTCGGGTTGATCCTCGCCTACACCGGCCAGTTCCTGCCGTTCACGATCTTCCTGATGACGAGCTTCTACTCCCGGATCCCCGCGGAGATCGTCGAGGCCGCACGGGTCGACGGCAGTACGACGCTCGGCGTGTACCGGCGGATCATGCTGCCGCTCGGGCGGCCGGCGCTGCTCTCGGTCGGCATTCTGAACGCCCTGTTCTGCTGGAACGATGTGCTGATCTCGCTGCTCGTCATGCAGTCCGAGCAGCACCGCACGCTGATGGTCGGCGTCACCGCGTTGCGCGGCCAGTATTCCGACAACATCCCGCTGTTCGCCGGTGGAGTGCTCGTCGCGGCGCTGCCCGTGATCGCAATCTACCTGTTCTTCCAGCGCCAGATCACCGACGGCGTCACCGCCGGCTCGACCAAGGGATAG
- a CDS encoding mandelate racemase/muconate lactonizing enzyme family protein: protein MRITGYRTLTTVHDWGRPIGDANGAVGSGRTSVPIVVLSTDTGLEGIGLGSHEGVDTLFPALDGQDPRAVVALYDRMLAWVFKRGHAGAVFGAIGALDMALWDLKAKAAEQPLWRLLGARDHVLPAYASGLDGPLTDAELIALHKQFAGRGLQAAKLKGGLDVAADLRRLDLLGELYRNETGDTPALMLDANESWSRKEAVRHIRRIEEHVDLAWVEEPVRRWDVDGLGMVTRSVKAAVATGENLTGLEQFRPLLTANAVDVVQTGSVWGITHFLRVSALAHAFDLPVSPVGYDANPLAHAAAVVPNHLSIEIQDLATPVGITADQELADGHLVLGESAGLGYTLDEDAIARLGASAGWGEDAGPHVRPDRAGRRLVGKPAIRSETR from the coding sequence ATGCGCATCACGGGATACCGCACGCTGACCACGGTGCACGACTGGGGCAGACCTATTGGTGATGCCAACGGTGCGGTCGGATCCGGCCGGACCTCGGTACCGATCGTCGTGCTCAGCACCGATACCGGCCTGGAAGGGATCGGACTCGGATCGCACGAGGGCGTGGACACGCTGTTCCCCGCCCTGGACGGACAGGATCCGCGCGCGGTCGTCGCGCTGTACGACCGGATGCTCGCGTGGGTGTTCAAGCGCGGTCATGCCGGCGCCGTTTTCGGTGCGATCGGCGCGCTCGACATGGCGTTGTGGGACCTCAAGGCGAAGGCGGCCGAACAGCCGTTGTGGCGGCTGCTCGGCGCCCGCGATCACGTCCTGCCGGCGTACGCGTCGGGCCTGGACGGACCACTGACCGATGCGGAACTGATTGCTCTGCACAAGCAGTTCGCGGGACGCGGTCTGCAGGCCGCCAAGCTCAAGGGTGGGCTCGACGTCGCGGCGGATCTGCGCCGGCTCGATCTGCTCGGCGAGCTCTACCGGAACGAGACCGGGGACACGCCCGCGCTGATGCTCGACGCGAACGAGTCGTGGTCGCGCAAGGAGGCGGTCCGGCACATCCGCCGGATCGAGGAGCACGTCGACCTGGCCTGGGTCGAGGAGCCGGTCCGGCGCTGGGACGTCGATGGGCTCGGGATGGTCACCCGATCGGTGAAGGCCGCGGTCGCGACCGGTGAGAACCTCACCGGGCTCGAACAGTTCCGCCCGTTGCTGACCGCCAATGCGGTGGACGTCGTACAGACCGGCAGCGTTTGGGGGATCACGCACTTCCTGCGGGTGTCCGCGCTGGCGCACGCGTTCGACCTGCCGGTCAGCCCGGTCGGCTACGACGCCAACCCGCTCGCGCACGCCGCTGCCGTCGTACCGAACCATCTGTCGATCGAGATCCAGGACCTCGCGACGCCGGTCGGGATCACCGCGGACCAAGAGCTCGCCGACGGCCACCTCGTGCTCGGGGAGTCGGCCGGTCTCGGGTACACACTCGACGAGGACGCGATCGCGCGGCTCGGCGCGTCCGCCGGCTGGGGCGAGGACGCCGGACCGCACGTCCGGCCGGACCGGGCCGGCCGTCGCCTGGTCGGCAAGCCGGCGATCCGATCGGAGACGCGATGA
- a CDS encoding SDR family NAD(P)-dependent oxidoreductase translates to MTSAVVTGAGGSLGRAIALRLAADGFGVALLDLPGDGLDESAAALKSQGGRYAVLAIDLRDASAIVRTIAEAESLGPLEVLVNNAAIYPATAFLDIALAEYDDVVAVNQRAYFVAAQAAARSMRARGAGSIVNVASITWHGGWDKLASYVSTKGAAVSLTRALARELGPHGIRVNAVSPGAFPTKAETIHEDPAAYNAFVLEHQSLKRRGAPSEIASVVSFLVGPDASFVTGQTINVDGGWVME, encoded by the coding sequence ATGACCTCGGCGGTGGTGACCGGGGCCGGGGGCTCGCTCGGCCGGGCGATCGCGCTCCGGCTGGCCGCCGACGGGTTCGGCGTCGCGCTGCTCGATCTGCCCGGCGACGGGCTGGACGAGTCCGCGGCCGCGCTGAAGTCACAGGGCGGGCGGTACGCCGTACTCGCGATCGACCTGCGCGACGCATCGGCGATCGTCCGGACCATCGCGGAGGCCGAGTCGCTGGGGCCGCTCGAGGTACTGGTGAACAACGCCGCGATCTACCCGGCGACGGCGTTCCTCGACATCGCGCTCGCGGAGTACGACGACGTCGTCGCGGTGAACCAGCGCGCGTACTTCGTCGCGGCCCAGGCTGCCGCCCGCTCGATGCGCGCGCGAGGCGCCGGTTCGATCGTCAACGTCGCGTCGATCACCTGGCACGGCGGCTGGGACAAGCTGGCGAGCTACGTCAGCACGAAGGGCGCGGCCGTCTCGTTGACCCGTGCGCTCGCCCGGGAGCTAGGGCCACACGGTATCCGCGTGAACGCGGTCTCGCCGGGCGCGTTCCCCACAAAGGCGGAGACGATCCACGAGGATCCGGCGGCGTACAACGCGTTTGTCCTCGAGCACCAGTCGCTGAAGCGCCGCGGTGCGCCGTCCGAGATCGCCTCGGTGGTCTCGTTCCTGGTAGGCCCCGACGCGTCGTTCGTCACGGGTCAGACCATCAACGTCGACGGAGGGTGGGTGATGGAGTGA
- a CDS encoding aldose 1-epimerase family protein, translating into MNVFGDELSMAALRERTGDLASVAGVREVVLGNGVERGVRAVQLRTAAGLEVEVLVDRALDLGVARYRGVPFGWRSGNGFRHPGLHEHNDEGGLSWLRALDGLLVSGGLDHTLFGGEVAAEQYGYPPKQTVSHGLHGRLTAIPGRLLEAGEVWDGDRCTLRVRGEVVQAASFGEHLRLTRTIELDVDGRELRLYDVVDNLGFERTPHMFLYHLNFGWPVVDAGTEFVAPIAETVWRSDSVAEQGVSYRVQPDPKPGFVEQVHEHRLVADAEGRHRVALIRGDSTFGVEVTWDAATMPCFFEWQNLRSGQYAVGLEPSTHHVSGDAAARSDGTMTWLEHGESRAYRTTIRILDGAETTTATRDAIRRVAGQPEGNDA; encoded by the coding sequence GTGAACGTCTTCGGGGACGAGCTGTCCATGGCGGCGTTGCGGGAACGGACCGGAGACCTGGCGAGTGTCGCCGGCGTCCGTGAAGTTGTCTTGGGCAACGGTGTCGAGCGGGGTGTGCGGGCAGTGCAACTGCGGACGGCGGCAGGGCTCGAGGTCGAGGTGCTGGTGGACCGGGCGCTGGATCTGGGTGTCGCGCGGTATCGCGGAGTACCGTTCGGGTGGCGCTCGGGGAACGGTTTCCGGCATCCCGGGCTGCACGAGCACAATGACGAGGGCGGTCTGTCCTGGCTGCGGGCGCTCGACGGGTTGCTCGTGTCCGGCGGACTCGATCACACGTTGTTCGGCGGCGAGGTCGCTGCCGAACAGTACGGTTATCCGCCGAAGCAGACCGTGTCGCACGGTCTGCACGGACGGCTCACGGCGATCCCTGGCCGGCTTCTTGAGGCGGGCGAGGTCTGGGACGGCGACCGGTGCACGTTGCGGGTGCGTGGCGAGGTTGTCCAGGCGGCGTCTTTCGGTGAGCATCTGCGGCTGACGCGGACGATCGAGCTCGACGTCGACGGTCGCGAGCTCCGGCTGTACGACGTCGTCGACAACCTCGGATTCGAGCGTACGCCGCACATGTTCCTGTACCACCTGAACTTCGGCTGGCCGGTGGTTGACGCGGGCACCGAGTTCGTCGCCCCGATCGCGGAAACCGTCTGGCGGAGCGATTCCGTGGCCGAACAGGGCGTCTCGTACCGCGTCCAGCCCGACCCGAAGCCCGGGTTCGTGGAGCAGGTGCACGAGCACCGCCTGGTCGCCGACGCGGAGGGGCGGCACCGGGTCGCGTTGATCCGCGGTGACAGCACGTTCGGGGTCGAGGTGACATGGGACGCGGCCACGATGCCATGCTTCTTCGAGTGGCAGAACCTTCGCAGCGGCCAGTACGCCGTTGGTCTCGAACCGTCGACGCACCACGTCAGCGGTGACGCAGCCGCTCGCTCGGACGGGACGATGACGTGGCTCGAGCACGGCGAGTCCCGTGCGTACCGCACGACTATCCGGATCCTCGACGGAGCCGAGACCACGACCGCGACCCGGGATGCCATCCGCCGGGTCGCCGGCCAGCCCGAAGGGAACGACGCATGA
- a CDS encoding CaiB/BaiF CoA transferase family protein, whose amino-acid sequence MRILDGYRVLDCSIAMAGPFAAQRLGDLGADVVKVEPVTGEWQRHAAAGGAQGNAINVSFLSLNRNKRSLAVDLKAADGKRVLMRLVETADVFLQNYRPGVAERLGVDYATLSAINPHLVYVSMSGYGEDGPHRNLPGQDLLLQARSGAMLSTGRHGEPPQPAGQYLVDAVTASTAFEAVLAALLHRERTGQGQLVKVNMLDAITTLQMQELSVFTAGGVPQQRGSEPHAHVYIRAPYGTFKTADGFLALAMPDLPTLGKVIGEETFLSMDSEVDGWTHRDRIFRRTAERLLSRTTDEWLTALTDAGIWCGPVYDYQQLVDDPQIRHNGTFVEYDHPTEGRVKTPGFPYSFEKTPATIERGAPLVGEHTREVMSEAGFTADEVASLLADGVVTETRRPPGDAAADASTDAHPGDDLTGAVW is encoded by the coding sequence ATGAGGATCCTGGACGGTTACCGGGTGCTGGACTGCTCGATCGCGATGGCCGGACCGTTCGCCGCACAACGGCTGGGCGATCTCGGCGCCGATGTCGTCAAGGTCGAGCCGGTGACCGGCGAGTGGCAGCGCCACGCCGCCGCCGGTGGTGCGCAGGGCAACGCGATCAACGTGTCGTTCCTCTCGCTGAACCGCAACAAGCGCTCGCTCGCTGTCGATCTCAAGGCGGCCGACGGCAAGCGGGTGCTGATGCGCCTGGTCGAGACCGCGGACGTGTTCCTGCAGAACTACCGCCCCGGCGTCGCGGAACGGCTCGGTGTCGACTACGCGACGCTGTCCGCGATCAACCCGCACCTGGTCTACGTCTCGATGTCCGGGTACGGCGAGGACGGGCCGCACCGGAATCTGCCCGGTCAGGATTTGTTGCTGCAGGCAAGATCCGGGGCGATGCTGTCGACCGGGCGGCACGGTGAACCGCCGCAGCCCGCGGGGCAGTACCTGGTCGACGCTGTGACCGCGTCGACGGCGTTCGAAGCGGTGCTCGCGGCGCTGCTGCATCGCGAGCGGACCGGCCAGGGACAGCTGGTGAAGGTGAACATGCTGGATGCGATCACCACCCTGCAGATGCAAGAGCTGTCGGTGTTCACGGCGGGTGGGGTGCCGCAGCAGCGCGGTTCGGAGCCACACGCCCACGTCTACATCAGAGCGCCGTACGGGACGTTCAAGACCGCGGACGGGTTCCTGGCGCTGGCGATGCCGGATCTTCCGACGCTCGGGAAGGTGATCGGCGAGGAGACGTTCCTGAGCATGGATTCCGAGGTTGACGGCTGGACCCATCGCGACAGGATCTTCCGGCGGACCGCGGAGCGGTTGCTGTCGCGGACGACGGACGAGTGGCTGACGGCGTTGACCGACGCCGGGATCTGGTGCGGGCCGGTGTACGACTACCAGCAGCTCGTCGACGATCCGCAGATCCGGCACAACGGGACGTTCGTCGAGTACGACCATCCGACTGAGGGCCGGGTGAAGACGCCGGGCTTCCCGTACAGCTTCGAGAAGACACCCGCGACGATCGAACGCGGCGCGCCGCTCGTGGGAGAGCACACCCGCGAGGTGATGTCCGAGGCCGGCTTCACCGCCGACGAGGTCGCAAGTCTGCTCGCCGACGGAGTCGTCACGGAAACCCGCCGGCCGCCCGGCGACGCCGCCGCGGACGCTAGTACTGATGCGCATCCCGGGGACGATCTGACCGGCGCGGTGTGGTGA